GCAAAATGCTTTTGATTGATGAATTAGCCAAATTAATTCTAAGAGGTCACAAATGACTACTTTTTCTTCTACTTCAGTGTTGCGGAAGACCGCAGGTGTTACTTTGTCTAAACCTGTACAAGTAACACTTTATATGTTGCTGTCTTCTTTGGTAATCTGGACTGTTTTGTTCTCTACCTATCCTGCGGCTCACAACACAGCACATTCAGCGCGTCACCACACTTTAGGTGTTGCGTGTCACTAAATTATTATAATCTCAAGATTTTTCTGGTGCATGAGATTTTGCTAAAACACTCGGTAAAATAACGGCGCGAGCATGGCGCAGATTTCGCGCCATTTTTTGATATAGAAGTAATTTTAAGTTTTGTAGAGTAAAGATACTTTGTCTTTCATCTCTGCATTAATATTTTGCTTTGATTTCATACCATCTCTGAATTTATTGTCAATATTTTTACTAGAATTCTCCACTGCCTAGTACCGCTTCGCGGAAGTCAAAAGTCAAAAGTCAAAAGTCAAAAGTCAAAAATAATAGGTCGTAAGCTTTTTAGCGATTGAGAATGGTTGGTTTATTTACGCCGTGCTGTACTAGTGAATAGAAGCTGATAAGGTAACTTTTACTGACAACTATCAAATATTAACTGAAGACACATAGTTTACGTAAGGTTTTATGAAAAAATATCGACTGTTTGGGGCGATCAGTGCTGTTTGTGTTGCGTTGTCAATTCTTTATTCCGTTGTAGGAGTTTCCCAAACTCCTATACCCAGAGTACAACTCTCTACCAACCCACCTTTAGAACGGATTCATCCCTTTGAAGCAGGAACCGATAAACCACAATCTCCCGTTACACTAACGCTACAAGCTCTTGATGCTATAGGTAAACCCTTAGAAAATACCAAAATTAGCTTACAAATTCTGACACCTCCAGCTAATGCTTGGTTGACTACAGATTTTCCTATTGTCGAGGGAACAAAATTACTACAAATGGATGCGGCGGCACCTGACGGTAAGCTTGAAATTCAACAGATGTTACCTATCCGTGGTAACTACCAACTGCGAGTGAATGTATCACCCTTAGTAGCAAATGCTTTTACCCCCTATGAACAAACCTTAAATTTGAATATCCAAGAAAATCCAGTTAAATACAAATATTCTGCTGTTGTTGCAGCTATCTTACTATCAGTTGGATTATTAGGTGGTTGGGTGATTGGCGGACAAGAAGAACTACGACAAGGAGAAATTGCGCCGCAATCTGTGCGTCTTTTGTTAAGTGCATTGACAGTGGTGGCTATAGTAACTTTATTGTTTATTAACATTAGTGCAGAAGTTGCAGAGGCTCACGGTAGTGGACACTCAAGCGGTAAAGAAGAAATTGCACCATCAGTCCAAAAATCTCAAGGATTAGAAGTCCGTGTTCAAGGAGATAAAAGCGCAACGGTAGGAAAACTTGCGAATTTAACAGTGAATGTAAAGGATACTGCAACAGGACAACCTATCAAGGATGTAGGGTTACAGGTGAAGGCGATCGCTCTAGAAGATAATTTAACAGTCTTTGCCTACAAGGGAGTTACTGACCAAGAAGGCAAGTTAACATGGCAAGAGCAATTTTTTGATGGCGCACCTCACAAAGTCGAGGTGGAAGCAACTCCTAGCCCTGGATCTAAGCGTCAATTTCCAGTGGTGAAAGTCGCACAAGAAGTTGAAGTTGAAGGAATAGCACCGCCAATGTACGTCCGGTTGATTGGTTTATTCTACTTTACTGCTATTGTCGGCATTGGTTTGACGATGGGATTGCTAATACAGCACCGACGAAAACCACAAGCTGGGGCAAATTAAAAGCATCAACGCTTGACACTACGCCGTATCAATATTCCTAAAATGCCTAGTCCTAAGAATACAGCACTAGCGATCGCCGGAATATTTAATTCTTGTTTAGTCGTGCTAGTTGCAGTTTTTTCTGACTGGGCTAATTCTTGGGACGCAAGAGATGGTGCATTCACACCAGATGCAACCGTAACCTCATATTTCATCTGAAATGGCTGGAAATTGCCTTCGGTTTTGGGCGCACAGTTCAACTCTAATTGATAAATTCCAGTATTGGGGAAAACAATATCTGCTCCAGGAATACCTTGATATTTTTCAACTGAGATAGCTTTGACAGTAGGTTGTAATGTTGGTAAGTCAGCAGTTTTACGAGGTTGCAAGTAAACAGCCATTTGACAATCAGTCTGATCTAGTGGCAGGATTTTTCCTCCTTTGCGGGTAAGTGCAACCCAGGCTTTAGCATATTCTCCAGCTTTGGGAGTATGGTTAGGCTCAATGTGCCAAGTGCCTGCCACATCCCCTGATACTTGAATATTGTGAGCAGTAGCAGGAGTAACAAATAAGGCGAAAAATAGCGTGTAGCCTAGAGTTTTATTGATAGTTGATAGATATAACATTTTATTTGTAACCCTCACACAAGCCACAGGCTACGTCAAAAGACAAATTGTCAAACTTAACTTTTTTAGTGATTTCATTTATATCTTCTAGGAGAATATTCCACTCTCAATTGCTTGCGCGATAGCGTTCGCGAAGCGTGTGCCTTGCACTCAGCGCTTCGCTCTGGAATCGCTAACCCAAATCCAGATCCCTCAGTACGATGTGATCGCTCGCTTTGTCTGTCAAGGGTAAGTGAACGATGAAAGTGCTACCTTTACCAACTTGGCTTTGCAACTGTATACTACCGCCATGAGCCTGAACAATTGCTTGCGCGATCGCTAATCCCAATCCAGATCCACCAGTCCGACGCGAGCGATCGCTATTCACTCGATAAAATCGTTCAAAAATCCGCTTTTGTTCCTGCGATGCAATACCAATGCCTGTATCTTTAACTTCAATCACTGCATCAGTATTGCTGCGTTTGAGGATGACAGTTACACAACCACCAGCAGGGGTATATTGAATAGCATTAGCAATGAGATTAGAAAGCACACGTAACAATTGGTCTTCATCTCCCATCACGTATAAAAACTCCTGGCATAAAACCGAAGATGTTAACTGCAAAGAAGCCGCAGCCGCTAACGCTGAAAATTCTTCTATCAGATCATTAATCAAAATATTCAGACAGCAATGTATTTGTTGTGTCGCTAACATTTGCTGTTCCAATCGAGACAGTAACAGCATATCCTGAACTAATTCAGCTAGGCGATGATTCTGACGTTGAATAGATGTCAAAATATCTTGCACTTCCTCCGGCAGATACTCCATATCAAATAAAGTTTCTACCGTCGCATTAATCGCTGCAAGAGGAGTACGCAACTCATGAGAGGCATCAGACGTAAACTGTTGCATTTGTTTATACGAAGAGTCAATTGGTCGCATTGCTAACCCTGCCAGCAACCAACTAGAACCGCCAACTAACAATACCGTAATTGGCAATCCCAACACCAAAATTACTTTTAAAGCAGCCAGACGACTGTCAAGGTCACTTAAACTGCGTCCTACCTGAATATAGCCCCAATCCCGATTATCTTGAGTGTGCAGCAGTAGAGATTTTTGACTGTAACGATTGCCTTGTAAGTCTTTGACTGTTTGCCACACTTGAGTGTCCACAGTCGGTGGTAGTTCATTAGCTTTGAAACCTGCTACCGCAATTAACCGCCCTGAACCATCGACAAAACGGATGTAATATTGCTTATCTCTGTATACAGTACTAAAAATGCCGTGTTCATTATGGGTGCTTTGACTGTGATTCAGGATATTTTGGGTAGAACAACTGGACTCAGCTAAACAAATATTTGGTAAAACCTGCTGGAAAACTAGCTCTGTAATACCAGGTTGTTTCAAAGTTGGTTCAATTACATCATGTAGTGTACCTGCTACCGATTCCAGTTCCCGGTTGATAGAAGCCACATAAGCATCAATGATTACCTTATAAACCACGAAACCGCATAAGGATAGAATCAAAGCCATAACTACCGCATACCAGGTAGCCAATTGCCAGCGAGTCTTACGAAATAGTCGAATCTGCATTGCCAGGATTGAAACGATAACCCATACTAGGAACAGTTTCTATTAAGCCATCACAACCATATTCCGATAGTTTGCGTCGCAAAAGTCGGATTTGAGCTGCTACTACATTACTAACGCGTTCTGCACTAAAGGCGTACAGATGATTTAAAATTTGGTCGCGGGTAATAACTATATTAGGACGTTTCATCAAGTATTCTAATAATTGAAATTCTTTTTTTGTTAAATAAATTACCTTATTTTCCCCATTAGGATACTGTCGAGAAACTGTACAATTACCGCAGTCTAGGATAAGTCCGCCAACTTGCAATTGTAAAGACTGGAACTGAGACGTAAGCGATGCGCCTCCAAAAGAAGCTCGCCTTTGCAAAGCTCGCAACCGTGCCAGCAGTTCTACCATACCAAATGGCTTTACCAAATAGTCATCAGCCCCTGCATCTAGTCCTGCTACCTTATCTGCCATGCTATCTTTAGCAGTTAGCATCAGCACTGGTAAAGCATCACCGCGATCCCGTAATCGCTTACATAGTTCTATGCCTGACATTCCTGGCAACAACCAATCAAAGATTGCCAGTGTATATTGAGTCAAATCATCTTCTAAATAAATCCAGGCTTCATTTCCATCCAAAACCCAGTCAACAATATATTTTTCTTTAATCAACTTTCGCTGAATTGATGCACCTAGATCTGGCTCATCTTCAACTAGCAAAACTTTCATAAGCAGCAGATATATTTTAGCAATTTGTTCATTAAATTACACGCAATTGAGCAATACCAATTGGTAACTCTACATTCATACCAGCGAAAAGGGTAGATATCTTGTAGAACTTATTATCAGTAGTGACTGCTGTTTTTTTTTACATTATTCATTGTTCTATTCATTACGCTTTTATAATCACTTTACTAAATTCATCAATTATCAGAATTATCTCCAGTGAAAGATGTCACCTCTTAATAGTTTGACAAAATAAGATGAAATTTGGGTGAAATTTTCGCTAGTTACAGAGATTTCTTAAAAAAATAAATAAGTGACCTTTGATGAAGCTATAATACTTTTGTAAATGTATCATTTTTTATAGTCTTAAAGCTATCTCTAACGGTGTTTCAGCTTATAATGATGTTGACAAATAGTTGAAAAAGCAAGATATTCATACTGAATGTTTTGTCATACATTTAACTGAAAATATACTCTTGTAGATTTGTGTGGCAACGACGGAGGTAACTCAGTGCTTGTTTTTCTAAGTAACGAACTCTCCTCTCACTAATGTTGAGATGTTGAGCTACCTGCGTCAAGGTGAGTTCGCAATTATGTTCCAAGCCATAATGCAAAATTAGGACTTGTTGCTGCTGTGGAGTTAATTCTCTCAGTGAGAGATAGATATCTTGACGCATTAAATTTTGAGTTACTTGGATTTCAGGCGAGGCTTCTGGAGCTTCTGTTAAAAGTTCTTGCAATTCTGTGTCTTCGTTATCGCCCACTTGTTTATCTAATGAGACAGGTTGACGAGATATCATCAGCAATTCGCGGATTTGAGCAGGATTTAATTGCATCTTTTCTGCAATTTCAAACATACTAGGACTGCGGTTTAGTTTTTGAGATAATTCCCTTTGCACTTTTTTAAGTTTATTCAACTTTTCGGTAAGATGAATTGGCAGTCTAATAGTTCGTGATTGCTGAGATATTGCTCGTGTCATTCCCTGGCTAATCCACCAATAAGCATAGGTAGAAAATTTATAGCCACGAGTAGAGTCAAATTTCTCTACGCCACGTTCTAAACCTAGTGAACCTTCCTGAATTAAATCCATAAACTCCACATTTCGTCCTTGATATTTTTTAGCAATAGAAACCACTAAACGCAGATTTGCTGCTATCATTTTTTGCTTTGCTTGTACACCTTTCTGAAAAATTTCCTTCACTTCCATTTCACTAAGTTGCACATATTGAGCTAATTCTTTTTGAGATGGTTCGTGGTTGAGTTGTTTCTTCAAAGTTTCCTTTTTATTTTGTAACGTAATCATCTGCTGTACCTGTTTGCTAGATGAAATTTCTTCCTCATGAGTCAATAATGGTACACGAACAATGTCTTGCAGATAATTCCGAACTATATCTGTGCTGAATTTAATATTTGAAGTTGTTGTAATCATGTTGAGAATTGGCATAATTTCAGTATTTTTTGTTTATGTGAAAATATCTTTAATAAAAATTATTCATTCATGTTACGGTAAGTAGCCACGGCTGAAGGAGAACTGCGATTTAGATAGCGAAATATCCAATATTTGAAGACTGTATCCATGATTACTGGAACAGTAGCAATAAATAAAGAAGTAAGGCTTTTATTTTCTGGTAAACCGTAATGTTGAAAAGCACTTTCTATAATTATTTGCCAACCATAAGGAGAGTGAAAACCGACAAATATATCTGTAGATAGAATAATTAAAAAAGCCTTAGCGGAGTCGCTTAGACTATAAGTTATATCGCCAGCAAAAGACATAAGAATGGATAGCTGCTGCTTACCTGTTAAGATTAAAATAATTAATGTGATGGCTGTAAGTATATCTGTAAAAACATTTGTTACTGCATTAATACTTTCAATTTTATTTTCTTCTACTAACGCAATAGCTTTTTTCTTAATCTTATTTTGAACAAGCTCTTCAGAGAATGTGCTGATTTTACCTATTCGAGCTTCAAAATAAACACTTTGCTCAAATATCTTGAGTTCCGCTAAAGCTTTTTCTTCTTGAGAAGAATTCAAGAAAATATGTGATTCTTGTGGATTCCAAAACTTCTCAATTAGGGGAGTGATGAAAAAGTTTCTAGAAAGCTGATTTATAAGTAATGGAACTACAATCAGAATTAACAGAAAACGGAGGGAGGAAATTGTTTGCAGTCGAGAAGCGCGAAACTCTTCAATAACCTTTGCTTCGGCATTTGGATCTAAAGTCTGTTGAAACTTTCCTATCGTCCGCAGGATAGAGCGAGGAATAAAGCTCATCTTTTGAGATGATGACTTTGATTTCATCTTAATTTATAAGCATCACAATTCTAGTTGCACCCATAATTTAGTGAGACAACTGTGGCATTTTAAAGAGCTATAAGATTTAAAGTTTAAATCTCTAAACTCTACTTTACAAAAACAGGATGAAATTAAGATGAAAAATCAGTATTTTATAGATTTTTTTTTCTAAATTTAGTTATTTTCGTATATATTAAAATCAGCAAATTTATTTAAATAACTATTACTTTGGAGATTTGTTCTCACAAAGCTAAGATGATTAGGTATTCGGTTACAGTAATTACTCTAAACGCGCCACCAAATTCTCTATCCATATACTCAACTCAATTGATTTAAACCACGTTTTCTTGAGCAAGAGGACATGGATAACTTGGATCGCCTATTTCTATCTGAATTGTAGTGTGTTCGATACCAAAATGGTCGTGAAGTTGTTGATTGACCTGAACTAAAAAAGCATCATTAGGATTTCCAGCAGGCATAATTAAGTGAGCAGTGAGAGCTGTTTCTGTGGTACTCATTGCCCAGATGTGCAAGTCATGAACACTAGATACACCAGGAAGTTCAGCTAAGAATGTACGGACTGCAAGTGGTTCAATACCTGCTGGTACTGCATCTGTGACTAAGTTCAAAGATTCTTGGAATAATTGCCAAGTACTCATAACAATCACGACAACAATCATCAAACTTACAACTGGGTCAAACCATAGCCAACCAGTGGTAACAATCGCAATACCAGCCAGGACTGCACCCAAAGACACCGCCGCGTCAGCAACTAAGTGAATAAAGGCTCCTCTAATATTCAAGTCTCTT
This sequence is a window from Anabaena cylindrica PCC 7122. Protein-coding genes within it:
- a CDS encoding RpoD/SigA family RNA polymerase sigma factor produces the protein MPILNMITTTSNIKFSTDIVRNYLQDIVRVPLLTHEEEISSSKQVQQMITLQNKKETLKKQLNHEPSQKELAQYVQLSEMEVKEIFQKGVQAKQKMIAANLRLVVSIAKKYQGRNVEFMDLIQEGSLGLERGVEKFDSTRGYKFSTYAYWWISQGMTRAISQQSRTIRLPIHLTEKLNKLKKVQRELSQKLNRSPSMFEIAEKMQLNPAQIRELLMISRQPVSLDKQVGDNEDTELQELLTEAPEASPEIQVTQNLMRQDIYLSLRELTPQQQQVLILHYGLEHNCELTLTQVAQHLNISERRVRYLEKQALSYLRRCHTNLQEYIFS
- a CDS encoding cation diffusion facilitator family transporter, translated to MSHNHSHGHSHEPTNYNRAFIISVALNTGFVVIEVVYGLAANSLALLADAGHNLSDVLGLLLAWGASFLGRRQPTPRRTYGLRRSSILAALLNAILVLVASGAVAWEAIQRFAQPSPVSGSTIIGVAAVGIVINMGSALMFLSGRERDLNIRGAFIHLVADAAVSLGAVLAGIAIVTTGWLWFDPVVSLMIVVVIVMSTWQLFQESLNLVTDAVPAGIEPLAVRTFLAELPGVSSVHDLHIWAMSTTETALTAHLIMPAGNPNDAFLVQVNQQLHDHFGIEHTTIQIEIGDPSYPCPLAQENVV
- the rppB gene encoding two-component system sensor histidine kinase RppB, whose amino-acid sequence is MQIRLFRKTRWQLATWYAVVMALILSLCGFVVYKVIIDAYVASINRELESVAGTLHDVIEPTLKQPGITELVFQQVLPNICLAESSCSTQNILNHSQSTHNEHGIFSTVYRDKQYYIRFVDGSGRLIAVAGFKANELPPTVDTQVWQTVKDLQGNRYSQKSLLLHTQDNRDWGYIQVGRSLSDLDSRLAALKVILVLGLPITVLLVGGSSWLLAGLAMRPIDSSYKQMQQFTSDASHELRTPLAAINATVETLFDMEYLPEEVQDILTSIQRQNHRLAELVQDMLLLSRLEQQMLATQQIHCCLNILINDLIEEFSALAAAASLQLTSSVLCQEFLYVMGDEDQLLRVLSNLIANAIQYTPAGGCVTVILKRSNTDAVIEVKDTGIGIASQEQKRIFERFYRVNSDRSRRTGGSGLGLAIAQAIVQAHGGSIQLQSQVGKGSTFIVHLPLTDKASDHIVLRDLDLG
- the rppA gene encoding two-component system response regulator RppA, with the protein product MKVLLVEDEPDLGASIQRKLIKEKYIVDWVLDGNEAWIYLEDDLTQYTLAIFDWLLPGMSGIELCKRLRDRGDALPVLMLTAKDSMADKVAGLDAGADDYLVKPFGMVELLARLRALQRRASFGGASLTSQFQSLQLQVGGLILDCGNCTVSRQYPNGENKVIYLTKKEFQLLEYLMKRPNIVITRDQILNHLYAFSAERVSNVVAAQIRLLRRKLSEYGCDGLIETVPSMGYRFNPGNADSTIS
- a CDS encoding CemA family protein; its protein translation is MKSKSSSQKMSFIPRSILRTIGKFQQTLDPNAEAKVIEEFRASRLQTISSLRFLLILIVVPLLINQLSRNFFITPLIEKFWNPQESHIFLNSSQEEKALAELKIFEQSVYFEARIGKISTFSEELVQNKIKKKAIALVEENKIESINAVTNVFTDILTAITLIILILTGKQQLSILMSFAGDITYSLSDSAKAFLIILSTDIFVGFHSPYGWQIIIESAFQHYGLPENKSLTSLFIATVPVIMDTVFKYWIFRYLNRSSPSAVATYRNMNE
- a CDS encoding CbtB domain-containing protein codes for the protein MTTFSSTSVLRKTAGVTLSKPVQVTLYMLLSSLVIWTVLFSTYPAAHNTAHSARHHTLGVACH